One genomic segment of Ricinus communis isolate WT05 ecotype wild-type chromosome 3, ASM1957865v1, whole genome shotgun sequence includes these proteins:
- the LOC8265116 gene encoding glutathione hydrolase 3: protein MGRESAEFPLLGSNVSSSNEEKKKIWRSRALCFFLGLLILSSLTVKFGGDLTSWLLKNGNTHDEWLKVNEAEIIQSEQGVVAADDGRCSEIGASMLREGGHAVDAAVATALCVGVINAQASGIGGGAFMVVRSSSTLKTQAFDMRETAPLAASKNMYANNIEDKYSGPLSIGVPGEIAGLHEAWLQHGRLPWRNLFQPAIKLAKYGFIIRPYLGLEISKQAGLIMNDPGLQEVFAPNGNLLQAGDKCFNMKLARSLEAIAEQGPQAFYNGTVGEQLVKDVRKAGGILTMEDLQNYKVEITDAVTANVMGYTVHGMPPPSGGTLGLSMVLNIFDSYGTSGAVQENLGLHRLIEALKHMFAVRMNLGDPKFVDIKKYVAEMLSPTYAEQIRKRIIDNTTFPPEYYMNRWSQLRDHGTSHFCIVDAERNAVSMTTTVNYPFGAGLLSPSTGIVLNNEMGDFSVPTEITPDVLPPAPSNFIESNKRPLSSMTPIVVTKDDQVVGVLGGSGGMDIIPAVAQVFINHFVLGLEPLIAVEKPRIYHRLIPNIVKYENWTVIDGDHIELAEETKLFLKERGHELEAKAGGAIVQLVVQTLQNPIKIGRKSERDSQNAQILRGELTAVSDPRKDGRPAAV, encoded by the exons ATGGGAAGAGAGAGTGCTGAATTCCCACTTTTGGGCAGTAATGTTTCTTCTTCTAAcgaggagaagaagaaaatttggAGGAGCAGAGCTCTTTGCTTTTTTCTTGGTCTCTTGATCCTTTCAA GCTTAACAGTAAAATTTGGAGGCGATTTAACATCTTGGCTGCTAAAAAATGGAAACACTCACGATGAGTGGCTCAAGGTTAATGAGGCTGAAATTATCCAGTCGGAACAAGGCGTTGTTGCTGCTGATGATGGGCGATGTTCTGAGATTGGTGCATCGATGCTTAGAGAAGGTGGCCATGCTGTCGATGCTGCGGTGGCAACGGCATTGTGTGTTGGAGTTATTAATGCACAGGCGAGTGGAATAGGAGGCGGAGCTTTCATGGTTGTTAGGTCTTCATCAACATTGAAAACTCAAGCTTTTGACATGAGGGAAACCGCTCCCTTAGCTGCTTCAAAG AACATGTACGCAAATAACATTGAAGACAAGTATTCGGGTCCACTATCTATTGGAGTTCCTGGTGAAATCGCTGGCCTCCATGAAGCTTGGTTACAGCACGGACGTTTGCCTTGGAGAAACTTATTCCAACCTGCCATAAAACTTGCCAAATATGGTTTTATCATTCGTCCTTATCTCGGACTAGAGATATCAAAACAGGCAGGGTTAATCATGAATGACCCTGGACTTCAGGAAGTGTTTGCACCAAATGGGAACTTGTTACAAGCTGGTGATAAGTGCTTCAATATGAAACTAGCACGGAGCTTGGAGGCAATTGCAGAACAAGGGCCACAAGCCTTTTACAATGGCACTGTTGGTGAGCAGTTGGTGAAGGATGTAAGAAAGGCTGGTGGGATATTGACAATGGAAGATCTACAGAATTACAAGGTGGAAATAACGGATGCAGTGACTGCAAATGTAATGGGCTACACGGTGCACGGAATGCCACCTCCTTCAGGCGGAACACTGGGGCTGTCAATG GTCTTAAATATCTTTGATAGCTATGGAACTTCAGGCGCTGTACAAGAAAATCTTGGACTGCATCGCTTAATTGAAGCGCTGAAACACATGTTTGCCGTGCGAATGAACTTGGGCGACCCCAAGTTTGTAGACATTAAGAAGTATGTGGCTGAAATGCTTTCCCCGACTTATGCAGAGCAAATCCGGAAAAGGATAATAGATAATACTACTTTCCCCCCAGAATATTATATGAACAG GTGGAGTCAGCTTAGAGATCATGGAACTAGCCATTTCTGCATCGTTGATGCTGAGCGAAATGCTGTATCAATGACAACAACTGTAAATTACCCTTTTGGAGCTGGACTGCTCTCTCCATCTACTGGTATTGTGCTCAACAATGAAATGGGTGACTTCTCAGTGCCGACGGAGATAACCCCCGACGTGCTCCCTCCTGCTCCATCAAACTTTATTGAATCCAACAAGAGACCCTTATCTTCCATGACCCCCATAGTTGTCACCAAG GATGATCAAGTGGTAGGGGTGTTAGGTGGTAGTGGAGGAATGGACATCATTCCGGCAGTAGCACAAGTTTTTATTAACCATTTTGTGCTGGGGTTAGAACCATTAATTGCAGTGGAGAAACCAAGAATCTATCACAGG TTAATACCAAATATAGTTAAGTATGAGAACTGGACTGTGATCGATGGCGACCACATAGAGCTCGCTGAGGAAACAAAGCTATTCTTGAAAGAAAGGGGGCATGAATTGGAGGCTAAGGCAGGAGGAGCTATCGTCCAACTTGTCGTTCAAACCCTCCAAAACCCTATTAAAATAGGCCGTAAAAGTGAAAGGGATTCCCAAAATGCCCAAATTTTGCGAGGTGAACTCACAGCAGTGAGTGATCCGAGAAAGGACGGGAGGCCAGCAGCAGTTTGA